Below is a window of Mycolicibacterium rhodesiae NBB3 DNA.
CAGGTGGAGGGCCGCTAGGCCCGACATTCACGCCGGAGAACCGCTAGCTGGAGCCCAGGAAGCCCGCGATCCCGCGAACGACGGCGTCGGCGTACTTCTGCCGGCCCTCAGGTGTCTTCATCAGCGCCGAGTCCACCGGGTTCTTCATGTTTCCCAGCTCGACCAGGATCGACGGGAACTGGGCCAGGTTGAGCCCGGCGATGTCCGAACGCGGGTTCAACCCGCCGTCGCCGATGTAGGTGGACGGCACCATGCCCGACGCCTGCAACTGGTCCCTCATGATCGTGGCGAACCGCACCGACGGCCCGGCTTGTACGTCGTTGAGCGGCGGGTTCGAGTACAGAACGTGGAAACCACGTCCGTTCGACGGCCCGCCGTCGGCGTGAATGCTGACCACGGCGTCGGGGCGCAGCGAGTTGGCCAGCGCCGCGCGCTGGTCCACGCAGGGGCCCGCGCTGGCGTCGTCGCCCCGTGACATGGCGGTTCGCACGCCGAGCGCGGTCAGCGCCTGACGGATACGTAGCGTGGTCTCCCAGGCGAAGGCGTGCTCGGCATAGCCGTCGTCGGTGGACGTGCCGCTGGCCTGGCAATCCTTGGTGCCACCGCGGCCGGTGGGCACCTGGCGGCTGATGGACGAGTCGTTGACGGCGTTGTGACCGGGGTCGAGGAAGACGATCTTGCCGGCGATGTTTGCGGGCGCCGCCAGCGAGACCGGCACAGCGGGGCTGACAAGCGTCGATGCGGCGATGAGGAGTCCGGTCGCCACCGCGGCGCAGCCGCGTATTGCTCTGGCGGCGCAGCCGCGCATTGCTTTGGTGGCACCGACACGCAGGCAGGGATGCACGGGCGCCACCGTAGCGCCGACCCCGACTACTGTTGAACCCCGACAAGACGAAGCAACCAAGTCGAGACCAATACGCAAGGGGATCGTCATGCAACCCGGTGGCAGTGGCCAGCCTGATATGTCTGCCCTCCTGGCGCAGGCGCAGCAGGTGCAGCAGCAGTTGATGGAGGCGCAGGCCGCGCTGGCCGCCGCCGAGGTCAACGGTCAGGCGGGCGGTGGCCTGGTGCAGGTCACGATGAAGGGCAGCGGCGAGGTGATCGCGGTGCGGATCGACCCGAAGGTCGTCGACCCGGAGGACGTCGAAACGCTGCAGGATCTCGTCGTCGGCGCGATCGCCGACGCGTCCAAGCAGGTCACCATCCTCGCGCACGATCGCCTGGGCCCCCTCGCCGGCGGGATGGGCGACATGGGTCTGCCGGGAATCTGAGTTGTTCGAGGGCCCGGTCCAGGATCTGATCGACGAGCTCGGCAAGTTGCCGGGCATCGGGCCGAAGAGTGCGCAGCGGATCGCGTTTCACCTGCTGTCCGTCGAGCCGCCAGAGATCGACCGGTTGACCGCGGTGCTCGGCAAGGTCCGCGACGGCGTCACGTTCTGCGCGGTGTGTGGCAACGTCTCCGACGAAGAGCGATGCCGAATCTGTTCGGATGCGCGTCGAGACGGATCGGTCGTGTGCGTGGTCGAGGAACCGAAGGATGTGCAGGCGGTCGAGCGCACCCGCGAGTTTCGCGGCAGGTATCACGTGCTGGGCGGCGCCCTGGATCCGTTGTCGGGAATCGGACCCGAGCAACTGCGAATTCGTGAGCTGCTGAACAGGATTGGCGAACGCGTCGACGGCGTGGACATCGCCGAGGTGATCATCGCGACCGATCCGAACACCGAAGGCGAAGCGACGGCGACGTACCTCGTGCGGATGCTGCGCGACATTCCGGGTCTCACCGTGACGCGTATCGCCTCGGGACTGCCGATGGGCGGTGACCTGGAGTTCGCCGACGAATTGACGCTGGGCCGCGCGCTCGCGGGCCGCCGCGCGATGGCCTAGCTTTCGCGCGCCCAAATCCGACTTTTGTAGACGTCTACTCGCACTTTCCCGACGAAAGTCCGCTTTCGACGTGGTGTCGGTGGCTACGGGCACGATGCACGCATGGCTGAGATCTTGCTTGCCGGAGAAGCATTGGCGACGGGTGTGGTGACACGCCACGGACTCCGGCGCTGGTATGAACCACTCTTTCGCGGCGTGTACATCGAGAAGGGCGTTGAGCCGTCGCTGCGCGCCCGTGCGATCGGCGCGTGGCTCGCGACGCGACGCGAAGGCGTCGTGGCAGGTGTCGCTGCTTCCGCATTACATGGCGCCCCGTGGGTGGATCCCGCGGAGCCCATCGAGCTCGTCGGCGTCAAGAGTGAGGGGCAGGACGGTTTGATCGCACGCTCAGAACGCATCGCCGCCGATGAAATTACCCGGATCTCGGGTCTACCCGTGACTTCGCGTGTGCGAACCGCTTTCGACCTCGGGCGACATCTGGACCGGCCCGAGGCGCTCGCCAGGCTTGACGCGCTGATGTGGAATCAGCACTTCCAGATCACTGATGTGCTCGCACTGAGTGAGAGGTATTCACGGGCCCGTGGCGTTCGGCAGCTGCGTGAAGTACTCCCCCTCGTCGACGGGGGAGCATCCTCTCCGAGGGAGTCGTGTATTCGACTGTTGTTGATCGATGCGGGCTTTCCGCAACCGGAGACGCAGATCGCCGTGCTGCGCGGCGTCACTCCGGTGGCATGGCTCGACATGGGGTGGCAGGACTTCCAGGTGGCGGTCGAATACGACGGGGATCACCATCGCAAGAACCGTCGCCAGTACGTGAAGGACATCGCGCGGCTGCGCATGCTAGAAGCGCTCGGCTGGATTGTGATCCGGGTGATCGCCGAGGACACGCCGCGAGAATGGTTGGCCAGAGTCGAGGCCGCGCTGATCAATCGAGGCTGCGCAGTCGAGGCCAACCTGCTCGCCGCCTAGACGCGGCGTGGGGCCGCCAGACGCTCCTTGCGCAACCGGTCGACCTCGGCGATCTGCAACGGCGGCAGGTCGCCGACCACCTGTGACAACAGATGGTCGGCGAGCTGCGGATTGCGCGCCAGACAGGGCCCGTGCAGATACGTCGCGACGACGCTGCCTTGCACCGCCCCGTCGATGCCGTCGCCCATCCGGTTTCCCGCCCCGCTGACGACCCGCGCCAACGGTTGTGCGGCCGGCCCGAGAACCGTTCCGCCGCGGTGGTTCTCGAAGCCGGTCAGCCGGTCCGACAGCTCCGGCAGCAGAGGCTGGGACACCACCTCGCCGATGGTCCGCTTCTCCTGTGGAGAGGTCGTGACGTCGAGCATGCCGACGCCCTCGACGCGCTCACCCGACGATGTTTCATACCAGTGGCCCAGCACCTGGATCGCCGCGCAGATCGCAAGCACCGGTGCCCCCCGCTCCGCCGCCTGCTGAAGGCCCGGATACCGCTGCAGATGGCGGGTCGCCAACCGCTGCGCGTAATCCTCTGCCCCACCAAGGGTGTAGAGGTCGAGTTCGGCAGGGACCGGATCCGCGAGCGTGATCTCGACGATCTCGGCGTCGAACCCGCGCAACCGCAGGCGTTGGCGCAACACCACCGAGTTGCCGCCGTCGCCATAGGTTCCCATCACGTCGGGCAGCACCAGCCCGATCCGCACCGTCGACTCAGCCATGTCGCGCCAGTACCCGTTGCAGTGCCAGGAAGGCCGTGTAGTTGGCAACCACTTCGACGTGGCCCGGCGGGCAGGACGTGATCGCCTCAACAGCGTTGTGCACCAACGTGTGTTCGACGCCGGCGTAGCCCAACCGCACCGCGAGATCGGTCCCGCGCTCGCCGGCGGCCACCACCGGATGGTTGACGAAGTGCTCGAAGTTGACATCCCACAGCCACGACAGGTCCTCCCCGTCGGGAACCTGCCCGTTGACCGAGATCACCACCGAGCCGGCATCGGTGTCGACCATCGACAGCGCCTCCTGCCAGCCGGCCGGATTCTTGGCCAGCAGCATGCGCACCGTGTGCCGCCCCAGTTGTACGGTGCTGTACCGGCCTGCGACCTCGTCGACGCCGGAAACTGCCGCTACCGCGGCCGCCGGGTCGGCGCCGAGCGTGACCGCCGCGGCGACAGCCTGAGTGGCGTTGCCGCGGTTGACATTTCCTGGCAGTGCCAGCTGCATCGGCA
It encodes the following:
- a CDS encoding YbaB/EbfC family nucleoid-associated protein codes for the protein MQPGGSGQPDMSALLAQAQQVQQQLMEAQAALAAAEVNGQAGGGLVQVTMKGSGEVIAVRIDPKVVDPEDVETLQDLVVGAIADASKQVTILAHDRLGPLAGGMGDMGLPGI
- a CDS encoding type 1 glutamine amidotransferase, translated to MAESTVRIGLVLPDVMGTYGDGGNSVVLRQRLRLRGFDAEIVEITLADPVPAELDLYTLGGAEDYAQRLATRHLQRYPGLQQAAERGAPVLAICAAIQVLGHWYETSSGERVEGVGMLDVTTSPQEKRTIGEVVSQPLLPELSDRLTGFENHRGGTVLGPAAQPLARVVSGAGNRMGDGIDGAVQGSVVATYLHGPCLARNPQLADHLLSQVVGDLPPLQIAEVDRLRKERLAAPRRV
- a CDS encoding Rv3717 family N-acetylmuramoyl-L-alanine amidase — its product is MRGCAARAIRGCAAVATGLLIAASTLVSPAVPVSLAAPANIAGKIVFLDPGHNAVNDSSISRQVPTGRGGTKDCQASGTSTDDGYAEHAFAWETTLRIRQALTALGVRTAMSRGDDASAGPCVDQRAALANSLRPDAVVSIHADGGPSNGRGFHVLYSNPPLNDVQAGPSVRFATIMRDQLQASGMVPSTYIGDGGLNPRSDIAGLNLAQFPSILVELGNMKNPVDSALMKTPEGRQKYADAVVRGIAGFLGSS
- the recR gene encoding recombination mediator RecR, translating into MFEGPVQDLIDELGKLPGIGPKSAQRIAFHLLSVEPPEIDRLTAVLGKVRDGVTFCAVCGNVSDEERCRICSDARRDGSVVCVVEEPKDVQAVERTREFRGRYHVLGGALDPLSGIGPEQLRIRELLNRIGERVDGVDIAEVIIATDPNTEGEATATYLVRMLRDIPGLTVTRIASGLPMGGDLEFADELTLGRALAGRRAMA